AGGAACTCCTGGCAGTGGATGAACCTTGTTGCTATCATCATCTGTTTTCGTTGCTTGCCTATCTACGCTAGGTCCTTCACCCACATAACCCTTAATATAACCTCCATGTTGACGCAAATGATTCTTCATATCTTCTGTTATGTGAGCGCTAGATATTTCTGGAGGTCGAAGATCATCAGGGAAAGTATTGATTGGGTGGTTgtctttataactttttattaaaatatcacttGATTTTTGTGATACTAATGTGGGTCCTTTGACGAAACTTTCATGTTGATCATCATGAATGAAACCATCATCGCCTTTTAATTTAACACTTTCGGTGAGTATTTCTTCACTATTAGGCCCTGACCTAACATAACCCTTGGTATAGCCTCCATGCTGATCACTGGCACTCTTGATGTCGTGCCCTTTAATGTTTTCTGATGGTTGACGGTCTACACTAGGCCCTGATCCAACATAACCCTTGGTATAACCTCCATGTTGATCACTGGCACTCTTGATGTCGTGCCCTTTAATGTTTTCTGATGGTTGACGGTCTACACTAGGTCCTGATCCAACATAACCCTTGGTGTAACCTCCATGTTGATCAGTGGCACTCTTGACGTTATACCCTTTACTATTTTGTGATGGTTGACGGTCCACAGTAGGCCCTGACCCAACATAACCCTTGGTATAGCTTCCATGCTGATCACTGGCAATCTTGATGTCATACGCTTTAATGTTTCCTGATGGTTGCCGGTCCACATTAGGCCCTGACCAAACGTAACCCTTGGTATAGCTTCCATGCTGATCACCGGCAATCTTGATGTCATACGCTTTAATGTTTCCTGATGGTTGACGGTCTACACTAGGCCCTGATCCAACATAACCCTTAGTATAACCTCCATGTTGATCAGTGGCACTCTTGACGTTATACCCTTTAATGTTTCCTGATGGTTGACGGTCTACACTAGGTCCTGATCCAACATAACCCTTGGTGTAACCTCCATGTTGATCAGTGGCACTCTTGACGTTATACCCTTTACTATTTTGTGATGGTTGACGGTCCACATTAGGCCCTGACCCAACGTAACCCTTGGTATAGCTTCCATGCTGATCACCGGCAATCTTGATGTCATACGCTTTAATGTTTCCTGATGGTTGACGGTCTACACTAGGCCCTGATCCAACATAACCCTTAGTATAACCTCCATGTTGATCAGTGGCACTCTTGACGTTATACCCTTTAATGTTTCCTGATGGTTGACGGTCTACACTAGGTCCTGATCCAACATAACCCTTAGTATAACCTCCATGTTGATCAGTGGCACTCTTGATGTTATACCCTTTACTATTTTGTGATGGTTGAGGGTCCACATTAGGCCCTGACCCAACATAACCCTTGGTATAGCTTCCATGCTGATCACTGGCAATCTTGATGTCATACGCTTTAATGTTTCCTGATGGTTGACGGTCTACACTAGGCCCTGATCCAACATAACCCTTGGTATAACCTCCATGTTGATCACTGGCACTCTTGATGTCATACTCTTTACTATTTCCAGGTGTTTGACGGTTTATACTAGGCCCTGATCCAACATAACCCTTGGTATAACCTCCATGTTGATCACTGGCACTCTTGATGTCATACCCTTTACTATTTCCAGGTGATTGACGGTCCACACTAGGCCCTGATCCAACATAACCCTTGGTATAACCTCCATGTTGATCAGTGACACTCTTGATGTCATACCCTTTACTGTTTCCTGATGGTTGACGGTCTACACTAGGCCCTGACCCAACATATCCCTTGGTATAGCCTCTATGTTGATCACTGGCACTCTTGATGTTATACCCTTTACTATTTCCTGATGGTTGACGGTCTACATTAGGCCCTGACCCAACATAACCCTTGGTATAGCCTCCATGTTGATTACTGGTGCTCTTGACATTATACCCTTTACTATTTTCTGATGGTTGACGGTCCACATTAGGCCCTGACCCAACATAACCCTTGGTATAGCCTCCATGTTGATCACTGGCACTCTTGACGTTATATCCTTTAGTATTTCTTGATGGTTGACGGTCCACATTAGGTCCTGACCTAACATAACCTTTTACGTAATCTCCTTTTTCACGTAAACGATTGTTTAAGCTTTCTTGACTTTTAAGAGGTGGACGAAGTTCATCAGGAAAGG
This sequence is a window from Tachypleus tridentatus isolate NWPU-2018 chromosome 5, ASM421037v1, whole genome shotgun sequence. Protein-coding genes within it:
- the LOC143250454 gene encoding uncharacterized protein LOC143250454, which produces MWKTLTILVIAGLAVTTLVGAIRSKKWSKGEVEDEEPEMIYVREPRAVPRYVSGGPAVPRYISGANVNRRFTGSKSYSSVKSFPDELRPPLKSQESLNNRLREKGDYVKGYVRSGPNVDRQPSRNTKGYNVKSASDQHGGYTKGYVGSGPNVDRQPSENSKGYNVKSTSNQHGGYTKGYVGSGPNVDRQPSGNSKGYNIKSASDQHRGYTKGYVGSGPSVDRQPSGNSKGYDIKSVTDQHGGYTKGYVGSGPSVDRQSPGNSKGYDIKSASDQHGGYTKGYVGSGPSINRQTPGNSKEYDIKSASDQHGGYTKGYVGSGPSVDRQPSGNIKAYDIKIASDQHGSYTKGYVGSGPNVDPQPSQNSKGYNIKSATDQHGGYTKGYVGSGPSVDRQPSGNIKGYNVKSATDQHGGYTKGYVGSGPSVDRQPSGNIKAYDIKIAGDQHGSYTKGYVGSGPNVDRQPSQNSKGYNVKSATDQHGGYTKGYVGSGPSVDRQPSGNIKGYNVKSATDQHGGYTKGYVGSGPSVDRQPSGNIKAYDIKIAGDQHGSYTKGYVWSGPNVDRQPSGNIKAYDIKIASDQHGSYTKGYVGSGPTVDRQPSQNSKGYNVKSATDQHGGYTKGYVGSGPSVDRQPSENIKGHDIKSASDQHGGYTKGYVGSGPSVDRQPSENIKGHDIKSASDQHGGYTKGYVRSGPNSEEILTESVKLKGDDGFIHDDQHESFVKGPTLVSQKSSDILIKSYKDNHPINTFPDDLRPPEISSAHITEDMKNHLRQHGGYIKGYVGEGPSVDRQATKTDDDSNKVHPLPGVPGKDYPIFGIIPKTKFECQEMPYPGYYADTETECQVWHFCQLDHRQVSYLCPNGSIFNQKIRVCDWWYNFNCEDAPLFYTVNSDLYRLPIETHYDENFSRPQSGYATDLEFPVEHRKATDSVFGSEF